A region from the Marinobacter sp. SS13-12 genome encodes:
- a CDS encoding ABC transporter substrate-binding protein, which produces MQRRDFLGFSIAAGLSMAGLAGCSKSGPLAFGIHPWIGYEPLYLAEEFGWMPKSVVLRSGSSSRDSMDGLLSGELGGAALTLDETIRVWSQGAELVVVAVADVSAGADVLVVRPHIEELADLRGQRIAVELSGVSGILLLKILEVAGLARDDIVTVDLPVNQHSAAWSRGEIDASVGYEPTVSAIEREGGFRLFDSSEMPETIFDVLVVTRDTADRNPGAVRDLVAAHFAGLRHLVRSMHDAIYRVANRQGVLPENVKSALGTVMLPDLAANQRYLAASGRVESMARSLSRLMVNEGLISSTPDFQHLCDPAFLPRRNT; this is translated from the coding sequence ATGCAGCGCCGTGATTTTCTTGGTTTTTCGATAGCCGCTGGTCTCTCTATGGCCGGATTGGCCGGCTGCAGCAAATCCGGGCCCCTGGCTTTCGGGATTCACCCCTGGATTGGTTATGAACCGCTCTATCTGGCCGAGGAGTTTGGCTGGATGCCGAAGTCGGTTGTGCTCAGGTCCGGTAGCTCATCCAGAGACTCGATGGACGGTTTGCTGTCCGGTGAGCTGGGCGGCGCAGCGTTAACTCTCGATGAAACCATCAGGGTCTGGTCGCAGGGCGCAGAGCTGGTGGTTGTGGCGGTTGCCGATGTATCTGCCGGCGCGGATGTTCTGGTTGTCCGTCCGCATATTGAAGAGCTGGCGGATCTGAGGGGCCAGCGGATAGCCGTTGAGCTGAGTGGGGTCTCCGGCATCCTGTTGCTGAAAATTCTCGAAGTTGCGGGCCTTGCACGGGACGATATTGTCACCGTGGACCTGCCGGTCAACCAGCATTCAGCAGCCTGGTCACGCGGTGAGATCGATGCCTCTGTCGGCTACGAGCCCACGGTATCGGCGATTGAGAGAGAGGGCGGATTCCGGCTCTTTGACAGCAGCGAGATGCCGGAGACCATTTTCGATGTTCTCGTGGTGACCCGTGACACAGCGGACAGAAATCCGGGTGCGGTTCGTGACCTCGTTGCGGCTCATTTTGCCGGCCTTCGGCATCTTGTCCGGAGCATGCACGATGCCATTTACCGGGTTGCGAACCGTCAGGGGGTTCTGCCAGAGAACGTGAAGAGTGCTCTGGGCACGGTGATGCTACCGGACCTGGCCGCCAACCAACGCTACCTGGCAGCATCGGGACGGGTGGAGTCCATGGCGCGATCGCTTTCCCGCCTGATGGTCAATGAGGGCCTGATTTCCAGCACCCCCGATTTTCAGCACCTGTGCGATCCGGCCTTCCTGCCCCGGAGGAATACTTGA
- a CDS encoding diguanylate cyclase: protein MSTRGHAYLLVILFATSCLTATAAPARETLTFGVFAYRPENIMRERYEPLVRYLADELGAEVKLEVLSQENMSRAIAANRLDFFLTNPSHFLLIRSERSLTGVLATLVRRSGDTSTASLGGVIFTVKGREDIRGLEDLRGKSIASPGVHFLGGFQAQALELLDAGIDIRRMNRVRFVDTHDRVVRSVLSGDSDVGFIRTSILEEMAQADPAILTQVKVVNRQALAGFPYVVSSRLYPEWPLVALPHVNERDVRRVASALFAIEPEDEAAIAAGITGFSPAADYQSVEYLARTLRVPPYDQVPQVTWVDVLHQYRVWVFTIVVLVMLLFGSSLWLGRSMRQLATQQKRLRRLIGDWPQPALLIRDGVFVNTNRAAVDLLRYASNASLYGKSLEAFSPEVQPDGKISRQKLEQILVRVRGGFVEQCEWVLQRSDRSEVWVDMTLAPVQGDDEIEPVILCSLYDITKRKRAEQRQRLAASVFDHAREAIFITDSHGILIDANDAYQQITGRPQSRAIGRLPPLPLEEGSGVFSSARTQGFWTGEFSCKHHNGDPLVLAMTISSVCGDHGEVSHFVGVFSDISRLKEQEQKLRVMAHYDALTGLPNRVLFSDRLQQAMALSRRQGGKLAVVYIDLDEFKPVNDAFGHEAGDQLLIEIASRMRAVLREEDTLARLGGDEFAAIVINVQQEDALEGLLVRLLARVAEPVWVANHSVEVSASIGYTLFPQADDLDGDQLLRQADQAMYQAKHQGRNRYVGFSTPSA from the coding sequence TTGAGCACGCGCGGGCATGCCTATTTACTGGTCATTCTTTTTGCCACCAGCTGTCTGACAGCCACCGCTGCCCCTGCCCGCGAAACATTGACGTTCGGCGTGTTCGCCTATCGGCCCGAGAACATCATGCGCGAACGGTATGAGCCCCTGGTGCGCTACCTCGCCGATGAACTCGGTGCGGAAGTGAAACTTGAAGTGCTCAGTCAGGAGAATATGAGCCGCGCGATTGCCGCGAACAGGCTCGATTTCTTTCTCACCAACCCCAGCCATTTTCTATTGATACGTAGCGAGCGGAGCCTGACCGGTGTGCTCGCGACTCTGGTCAGGCGCTCTGGAGACACCTCCACCGCCAGTCTGGGTGGCGTCATTTTTACCGTGAAGGGGCGGGAGGACATTCGCGGCCTGGAAGACCTTCGGGGTAAGAGTATTGCCTCGCCAGGGGTGCATTTTCTCGGTGGTTTCCAGGCACAGGCTCTGGAGCTGCTGGACGCAGGCATCGATATCCGCCGGATGAATCGGGTCCGCTTTGTGGACACCCATGACCGGGTTGTCCGCTCGGTACTGTCGGGGGATTCGGACGTCGGCTTCATCCGCACCAGTATTCTGGAAGAGATGGCTCAGGCCGATCCTGCCATCCTTACCCAGGTAAAGGTAGTGAACCGACAGGCGCTGGCCGGCTTTCCCTATGTCGTGTCCAGCCGGCTTTATCCCGAGTGGCCACTGGTGGCTTTGCCCCATGTTAATGAGCGAGACGTCCGCCGGGTTGCATCGGCGCTGTTTGCCATTGAGCCGGAAGATGAAGCGGCCATAGCGGCGGGTATTACCGGGTTCTCACCAGCTGCCGATTACCAGTCGGTCGAGTACCTGGCCCGAACACTGCGTGTGCCGCCTTACGACCAGGTGCCACAGGTGACCTGGGTGGATGTCCTGCACCAGTATCGGGTCTGGGTCTTTACCATTGTCGTTCTGGTTATGTTGCTGTTTGGCAGTTCCCTTTGGCTTGGCAGGAGTATGCGCCAGTTGGCGACTCAGCAGAAACGGCTCAGGCGGCTGATTGGTGACTGGCCACAACCGGCGCTGCTGATCCGGGATGGCGTCTTTGTAAATACCAATCGCGCCGCAGTCGACCTGCTCAGATACGCCTCAAATGCGTCACTCTATGGCAAGAGTCTTGAAGCCTTTTCACCGGAAGTGCAACCCGACGGAAAGATTTCCCGGCAGAAGCTGGAGCAGATTCTGGTTCGGGTGAGAGGTGGTTTTGTAGAGCAGTGTGAGTGGGTATTGCAACGCTCCGATCGATCCGAGGTGTGGGTTGATATGACCCTGGCACCGGTTCAGGGGGACGATGAAATCGAGCCCGTTATTCTCTGTTCCCTGTACGACATCACAAAGCGGAAACGGGCTGAACAGCGCCAACGCCTGGCGGCGAGTGTTTTCGATCATGCCCGGGAGGCGATTTTCATTACCGATAGCCACGGCATCTTGATCGATGCGAACGACGCGTACCAGCAGATCACCGGCAGGCCCCAGAGCCGGGCCATTGGTCGTTTGCCACCGCTGCCGCTGGAAGAGGGCAGCGGTGTCTTTTCCAGCGCCCGAACCCAGGGCTTCTGGACGGGGGAGTTCTCCTGTAAGCACCACAATGGCGACCCCCTGGTTCTGGCAATGACCATCAGCAGTGTGTGCGGGGATCATGGTGAGGTTTCCCACTTTGTGGGTGTTTTCAGCGACATCAGCCGGCTCAAGGAACAGGAGCAGAAGCTGCGGGTCATGGCTCATTATGATGCTCTGACGGGGCTGCCGAACCGGGTCCTGTTCTCTGATCGGCTGCAACAGGCCATGGCCTTGAGCCGCCGCCAGGGTGGCAAGTTGGCTGTGGTGTACATTGATCTGGACGAGTTCAAGCCGGTGAATGATGCGTTCGGTCACGAGGCGGGCGATCAGTTGCTGATTGAAATTGCCTCACGGATGCGGGCCGTACTCCGGGAAGAAGACACTCTGGCCAGGCTGGGGGGTGACGAGTTTGCGGCTATCGTAATCAACGTCCAGCAAGAGGATGCACTGGAGGGCCTACTGGTACGCCTGCTGGCCCGGGTAGCAGAACCGGTCTGGGTTGCCAATCACAGCGTGGAAGTCTCGGCCAGCATTGGCTACACCCTGTTCCCGCAAGCCGACGATCTGGATGGTGACCAGCTGCTGCGCCAGGCGGATCAGGCCATGTACCAGGCCAAGCATCAGGGCCGTAACCGCTACGTCGGGTTTTCCACTCCCTCTGCCTGA
- a CDS encoding DUF2288 domain-containing protein, with amino-acid sequence MSSSPRSPDDIKAKLNLETSRINWHDLQVYYARGHVVKVSPELDLLDVAAELAADNTARFQQWMNGGQVGDVAPDLARYWYDENTELWAVVIAPWVLVQDRSGHVLH; translated from the coding sequence ATGTCCTCTTCCCCCAGATCCCCCGATGACATCAAGGCAAAACTGAACCTGGAAACCTCCAGGATCAACTGGCACGATCTGCAGGTTTACTATGCCCGTGGGCACGTGGTGAAGGTCTCCCCGGAACTGGACCTGCTGGATGTGGCAGCCGAGCTGGCGGCTGACAACACCGCCCGTTTCCAGCAATGGATGAACGGTGGACAGGTAGGTGACGTTGCTCCGGACCTTGCACGGTACTGGTACGATGAAAATACCGAACTCTGGGCGGTGGTTATCGCGCCCTGGGTTCTGGTGCAGGACAGGTCCGGCCATGTGCTGCACTGA
- a CDS encoding lysine exporter LysO family protein: protein MLTGALLILAPLFLGFALLLQNRHLMTVIHYSVEGLVYFILALLGLGLGQMEGLGAQLGGMAVQVLILVVALLVANMVGLWLFHRWQPMTVERPDGTVSPGYRRLFLAGLKPLLAVMAGLFAGFYLLPDMPMAEQVATWALMLLLFLIGIQLRNAGLSLRKLLMNRQGLGIALSLTLSSLVAGVALIPWLALPWHDVLALASGFGWYSLSGIVIGDALGPAWGGVAFLNDVLREIIALAIIPLLIASRPAMAIGYGGATAMDFTLPVIRSSGGLACVPVAIASGFLLSFLSPVLMAVFLSLG, encoded by the coding sequence ATGCTCACCGGCGCATTGCTGATTCTGGCACCGCTTTTTCTGGGATTTGCCCTGTTACTGCAGAATCGTCACCTGATGACGGTGATTCACTACAGCGTGGAGGGGCTGGTCTATTTTATCCTGGCCCTGCTGGGCCTTGGCCTTGGCCAGATGGAAGGGCTGGGTGCCCAGCTTGGCGGCATGGCCGTTCAGGTGCTGATCCTGGTGGTTGCCTTGCTGGTCGCCAACATGGTGGGCTTATGGCTGTTTCACCGCTGGCAGCCGATGACGGTCGAACGCCCGGATGGCACTGTCAGCCCCGGCTATCGACGGCTGTTTCTCGCCGGTCTGAAGCCGTTACTGGCGGTTATGGCCGGCCTGTTTGCCGGTTTTTATCTGTTGCCGGATATGCCAATGGCCGAACAGGTGGCCACCTGGGCATTGATGTTGCTGCTTTTTCTGATCGGAATCCAGCTACGCAATGCGGGCCTGTCGCTGCGCAAGCTGCTGATGAATCGCCAGGGTCTGGGCATTGCCCTCTCCCTCACACTCAGCTCCCTGGTGGCGGGGGTTGCGTTGATTCCCTGGCTGGCCTTGCCCTGGCACGATGTGCTCGCCCTGGCATCCGGCTTTGGTTGGTATTCCCTCTCGGGTATTGTGATCGGCGATGCTCTGGGTCCAGCCTGGGGTGGTGTTGCCTTTCTGAACGATGTCTTGCGGGAAATCATAGCGCTGGCCATCATTCCGCTGCTGATCGCCAGCCGGCCGGCCATGGCCATAGGCTACGGCGGCGCTACCGCCATGGATTTCACCCTGCCTGTGATCCGCAGCAGCGGCGGCCTGGCCTGTGTACCGGTCGCCATTGCGTCCGGATTTCTGTTGTCCTTCCTGTCACCGGTGTTGATGGCGGTGTTTCTGTCGTTGGGATAA